One window of the Streptomyces asoensis genome contains the following:
- a CDS encoding acyl-CoA carboxylase subunit epsilon — protein MNAPDIRVEKGHAEPEEVAAITAILLARAAAQSSPVETHRGRPKAGWRRLEREGGFRAPHSWH, from the coding sequence ATGAACGCTCCCGACATCCGCGTCGAGAAGGGCCACGCCGAGCCCGAGGAAGTCGCCGCCATCACGGCGATCCTCCTGGCCCGCGCGGCTGCCCAGTCGTCCCCCGTCGAGACCCACCGAGGCCGCCCCAAGGCCGGCTGGCGCCGCCTGGAGCGCGAGGGCGGCTTCCGCGCCCCGCACAGCTGGCACTGA
- a CDS encoding GTP-binding protein, whose product MDFASSSGGPSRSTTSAKIVVAGGFGVGKTTFVGAVSEINPLRTEAVMTSASAGIDDLTHTGDKTTTTVAMDFGRITLDQDLILYLFGTPGQDRFWFMWDDLVRGAIGAIVLVDTRRLADCFPAVDYFENSGLPFVVALNGFDGSQPYQPDEVREALQIGPDTPIITTDARHRADAKSALITLVEHALMARLR is encoded by the coding sequence GTGGACTTCGCAAGCTCTAGCGGGGGTCCGTCCCGCTCCACCACTTCCGCGAAGATCGTGGTGGCGGGCGGCTTCGGCGTGGGCAAGACCACGTTCGTCGGGGCTGTTTCGGAGATCAATCCGCTGCGCACCGAGGCCGTCATGACGTCCGCGTCGGCGGGGATCGACGACCTCACCCACACGGGGGACAAGACGACCACCACGGTCGCCATGGACTTCGGCCGTATCACCCTGGACCAGGACCTGATCCTGTACCTCTTCGGTACGCCGGGTCAGGACCGGTTCTGGTTCATGTGGGACGACCTGGTGCGCGGCGCGATCGGCGCGATCGTGCTCGTGGACACCCGCCGTCTCGCCGACTGCTTCCCTGCGGTCGACTACTTCGAGAACAGCGGCCTGCCGTTCGTCGTCGCCCTCAACGGCTTCGACGGCTCGCAGCCGTACCAGCCGGACGAGGTCCGCGAGGCCCTTCAGATCGGCCCCGACACTCCGATCATCACGACCGACGCCCGCCACCGCGCGGACGCCAAGTCGGCGCTGATCACGCTCGTGGAGCACGCGCTGATGGCCCGGCTCCGGTAG
- a CDS encoding DUF742 domain-containing protein, giving the protein MATPPGGSNSGNWSYGPAQGQGDGSQNPNRYNFPSAPSQQRPYTPQGPQGPGPSPYDQPSAPRIQPVQPHRRTPEPAPAGASNNPLVRPYAMTGGRTRPRYQLAIEALVHTTAQPHQMQGQLPEHQRICNLCREIKSVAEISALLTIPLGVARILVADLAEAGLVAIHQPGGDESAGGQPDVTLLERVLSGLRKL; this is encoded by the coding sequence GTGGCAACACCCCCAGGCGGATCGAATTCGGGCAACTGGTCGTACGGCCCTGCCCAGGGCCAGGGCGACGGTTCCCAGAACCCGAACCGTTACAACTTCCCCTCCGCGCCCAGCCAGCAGCGGCCGTACACGCCCCAGGGTCCGCAGGGTCCCGGGCCGTCACCGTACGACCAGCCGTCGGCCCCGCGCATCCAGCCCGTACAGCCGCACCGCCGCACCCCGGAGCCGGCGCCCGCGGGGGCGTCGAACAACCCGCTGGTGCGTCCGTACGCCATGACCGGTGGCCGGACCCGCCCGCGTTACCAGCTCGCCATCGAGGCGCTGGTGCACACCACTGCGCAGCCGCACCAGATGCAGGGCCAACTGCCCGAGCATCAGCGGATCTGCAACCTCTGCCGAGAGATCAAGTCGGTCGCCGAGATCTCGGCACTGCTGACCATCCCTCTCGGCGTGGCCAGGATCCTCGTCGCCGACTTGGCGGAGGCGGGACTGGTCGCCATCCATCAGCCCGGCGGCGACGAGAGCGCCGGCGGCCAGCCAGACGTGACACTGCTCGAAAGGGTGCTCAGTGGACTTCGCAAGCTCTAG
- a CDS encoding roadblock/LC7 domain-containing protein has product MSQAAQNLNWVITNFVDNTPGVSHTVVVSADGLLLAMSEGFPRDRADQLAAVASGLTSLTAGASRIFEGGSVNQTVVEMERGFLFLMSISDGSSLAVLAHPEADIGLIGYEMALLVDRAGSVLTPDLRAELQGSLLN; this is encoded by the coding sequence ATGAGCCAGGCGGCACAGAACCTGAACTGGGTGATCACCAACTTCGTGGACAACACCCCGGGGGTGTCCCACACGGTGGTGGTCTCCGCCGACGGACTCCTTCTGGCGATGTCCGAAGGCTTCCCCCGCGACCGGGCCGACCAGCTCGCGGCCGTGGCCTCCGGTCTGACGTCCCTGACGGCAGGCGCCTCCCGGATCTTCGAGGGAGGCAGCGTGAACCAGACGGTTGTGGAGATGGAGCGGGGATTCCTCTTCCTCATGTCCATCTCCGACGGTTCCTCGCTCGCGGTTCTTGCGCATCCCGAGGCGGACATCGGCCTCATTGGGTACGAGATGGCCCTTCTGGTGGACCGAGCGGGTTCGGTCCTGACCCCTGACCTTCGTGCGGAGCTCCAAGGGAGCCTTCTCAACTAA
- a CDS encoding sensor histidine kinase: MRRSKQSPEPAARGNFTPPPRGAAPAPVPGSEPASAPAKSGGRLSPRNWRVPTRLNAILLIPVVVGLVMGGFQVKNSIDTWQEARDAEKTAKIVAAAGEYAEALLNERDISAQPLLQSKKDDSDVKAARATTDAKATAFHDEVVGMPDKEGLKRRLKLVEEAEPTLTKIRAAAYTKALDPVKTEEGYVAVEHLLMEFSNELGLGTGNITAYGRTVYAVALAKGAESLQRSIGMHLLVRPSPDETVFRQQLTAFTSYAYLEGIAQQEYVSGGTTEDAARLTEVMKEKTEEGAQQAADAKAKADAAGEDFTAPPTMDKMIQAIASGQSPSKLAEQGVTAKAWMTAATLKFEGYSQVESELIDRAVTDAGEIASDAQRDAIINGAIVIIALLAAFIVASLMARQMSQAMRQLRNAAFGIAEQRLPMLVDQLSRTDPGRVDTRVQPIPINTRDEIGEVARAFDQVHREAVRLAAEQALLRGNINAIFTNLSRRNQSLIEGQLTLITELENNEADPDQLENLFRLDHLATRMRRNGENLLVLAGEEPGRRWDQPVPLVDVLRAASSEVEQYERIELSGVPEAEIHGRAVTDLVHLLAELLENATTFSSPQTKVRVTATRLPDGRVMIEIHDKGIGLTAEDFADINHKLANPPTVDAAISQRMGLFVVGRLSDRHGIRVQLRPSGEQAGTTSLVMLPDAITHGGGGEQQQPRDEFTVSQIIPEQNYGGGGEDFNNGLPMRTAAELGFDDSQYEVPDDIRDLDPVGRSLMREERRAALETQSGQPGQPTGQQSAEGFDAPRQQQSYDAGQNGYDPAQQGAGAGYDNSATGYAEQPAAFDQQTSYEEQQRPAYDDQYFAPNGGMPQGESFSGNGGLPQNDGFASNGGYPDPAYAEPGREERTAAPAAASEGFQPYQEQQSYQDDWPQQNGHTNGYQNGYQDQYAPEAESAQAADAGEQNRVGFDRPGPTSSASHALTDAGLPRRGSAASGANGARPAKQEPAASPAESNGGGDSWRSANDERWQQASALKKPKAGGVTSSGLPRRVPKANLIEGAAETTPQGGPQVSRAPEDVRGRLSNLRRGVQRGRNAGSSETNGQGLGPDSTYNQER, translated from the coding sequence GTGAGGCGAAGCAAGCAAAGTCCCGAGCCGGCGGCCCGGGGCAACTTCACCCCGCCGCCGCGCGGAGCGGCGCCCGCCCCTGTGCCCGGTTCGGAGCCGGCGTCCGCACCCGCGAAGAGCGGCGGCCGCCTCTCCCCGCGGAACTGGCGGGTGCCCACCCGGCTGAACGCGATCCTGCTCATACCCGTGGTGGTCGGCCTGGTCATGGGCGGCTTCCAGGTGAAGAACTCGATCGACACCTGGCAGGAGGCCCGCGACGCCGAGAAGACGGCGAAGATCGTGGCCGCCGCCGGCGAGTACGCCGAGGCCCTGCTCAACGAGCGGGACATCAGCGCCCAGCCGCTGCTCCAGTCCAAGAAGGACGACTCCGACGTCAAGGCGGCCCGCGCCACCACCGACGCGAAGGCCACCGCCTTCCACGACGAGGTCGTCGGGATGCCGGACAAGGAAGGCCTCAAGCGCCGTCTGAAGCTGGTGGAGGAGGCCGAGCCGACTCTGACGAAGATTCGCGCCGCCGCCTACACCAAGGCCCTGGACCCGGTGAAGACCGAAGAGGGCTACGTCGCGGTCGAGCACCTGCTGATGGAGTTCTCCAACGAACTCGGCCTCGGCACCGGCAACATCACCGCCTACGGCCGCACCGTCTACGCGGTCGCCCTGGCCAAGGGCGCCGAGTCGCTCCAGCGCTCGATCGGCATGCACCTGCTGGTCCGGCCCAGCCCCGACGAGACGGTCTTCCGCCAGCAGCTCACCGCCTTCACCTCGTACGCCTATCTCGAGGGCATCGCCCAGCAGGAGTACGTCTCCGGTGGCACCACCGAGGACGCCGCGCGGCTCACCGAGGTCATGAAGGAGAAGACCGAGGAGGGCGCGCAGCAGGCCGCCGACGCGAAGGCCAAGGCCGACGCCGCGGGTGAGGACTTCACCGCGCCGCCGACCATGGACAAGATGATCCAGGCGATCGCCAGCGGTCAGTCTCCGTCGAAGCTCGCCGAGCAGGGCGTCACCGCCAAGGCCTGGATGACGGCCGCGACGCTGAAGTTCGAGGGCTACAGCCAGGTCGAGAGCGAACTCATCGACCGGGCGGTCACCGACGCCGGTGAGATCGCCTCCGACGCGCAGCGCGACGCCATCATCAACGGCGCCATCGTCATCATCGCCCTGCTCGCCGCGTTCATCGTCGCCAGTCTCATGGCCCGCCAGATGAGCCAGGCCATGCGCCAGCTGCGCAACGCCGCCTTCGGCATCGCCGAGCAGCGGCTGCCGATGCTGGTCGACCAGCTCTCACGCACCGACCCGGGCCGGGTGGACACCCGCGTCCAGCCGATCCCCATCAACACCAGGGACGAGATCGGCGAAGTCGCCCGCGCCTTCGACCAGGTCCACCGCGAGGCCGTCCGACTGGCCGCCGAGCAGGCTCTGCTCCGGGGCAACATCAACGCGATCTTCACCAACCTCTCGCGCCGCAACCAGTCCCTGATCGAGGGCCAGCTGACCCTGATCACCGAGCTGGAGAACAACGAGGCCGACCCGGACCAGCTGGAGAACCTCTTCCGCCTGGACCACCTCGCCACCCGTATGCGCCGCAACGGCGAGAACCTCCTGGTCCTCGCCGGCGAGGAGCCCGGCCGCCGCTGGGACCAGCCGGTCCCGCTGGTCGACGTGCTGCGCGCCGCCTCCTCCGAGGTGGAGCAGTACGAGCGCATCGAGCTGTCGGGCGTCCCGGAGGCCGAGATCCACGGCCGCGCCGTGACCGACCTCGTGCACCTGCTCGCCGAGCTTCTGGAGAACGCGACGACGTTCTCCTCCCCGCAGACCAAGGTCCGGGTCACCGCGACCCGTCTTCCCGACGGCCGCGTGATGATCGAGATCCACGACAAGGGCATCGGCCTCACCGCCGAGGACTTCGCGGACATCAACCACAAGCTGGCCAACCCGCCGACGGTGGACGCCGCGATCTCGCAGCGCATGGGCCTGTTCGTGGTCGGCCGGCTGTCCGACCGGCACGGTATCCGCGTCCAGCTGCGCCCCTCGGGCGAGCAGGCCGGCACCACCTCGCTGGTCATGCTGCCGGACGCCATCACCCACGGTGGTGGCGGCGAACAGCAGCAGCCGCGCGACGAGTTCACCGTCTCGCAGATCATCCCGGAGCAGAACTACGGCGGTGGCGGCGAGGACTTCAACAACGGTCTGCCGATGCGCACCGCCGCGGAGCTCGGCTTCGACGACAGCCAGTACGAGGTCCCCGACGACATCCGTGACCTGGACCCGGTGGGCCGCTCGCTGATGCGCGAGGAACGCCGTGCGGCCCTGGAGACCCAGTCGGGCCAGCCGGGTCAGCCGACCGGGCAGCAGTCCGCCGAGGGCTTCGACGCACCCCGTCAGCAGCAGTCGTACGACGCCGGGCAGAACGGCTACGACCCCGCCCAGCAGGGTGCCGGGGCCGGCTACGACAACAGTGCGACCGGGTACGCCGAGCAGCCCGCCGCGTTCGACCAGCAGACGTCGTACGAGGAGCAGCAGCGCCCGGCGTACGACGACCAGTACTTCGCGCCGAACGGTGGCATGCCGCAGGGCGAGTCGTTCTCCGGCAACGGCGGCCTTCCGCAGAACGACGGATTCGCGTCGAACGGCGGTTACCCGGACCCCGCGTATGCGGAGCCCGGCCGGGAGGAGCGGACGGCGGCCCCCGCCGCCGCGTCCGAGGGCTTCCAGCCGTACCAGGAGCAGCAGTCCTACCAGGACGACTGGCCCCAGCAGAACGGCCACACCAACGGTTACCAGAACGGCTACCAGGACCAGTACGCTCCGGAAGCGGAATCCGCGCAGGCCGCTGACGCGGGTGAGCAGAACCGCGTAGGCTTCGACCGTCCGGGACCGACCTCCTCCGCCTCCCACGCGCTGACCGACGCCGGTCTCCCCCGCCGCGGCTCCGCCGCAAGCGGTGCGAACGGCGCCCGGCCCGCGAAGCAGGAGCCGGCGGCCTCCCCCGCGGAGAGCAACGGCGGCGGCGACTCCTGGCGCTCGGCCAACGACGAGCGCTGGCAGCAGGCCTCCGCTCTGAAGAAGCCCAAGGCGGGTGGGGTCACCTCCTCCGGCCTGCCGCGGCGGGTGCCCAAGGCCAATCTGATCGAGGGCGCCGCCGAGACCACCCCCCAGGGAGGCCCTCAGGTCTCCCGCGCCCCGGAGGACGTCCGAGGCAGGTTGAGCAACCTGCGTCGGGGCGTCCAGCGCGGACGCAACGCAGGCAGCAGTGAAACGAACGGCCAGGGCCTCGGTCCTGACAGCACCTACAACCAGGAGCGTTAG
- a CDS encoding GTP-binding protein has translation MDFASSDGGRATTSAKIVVAGGFGVGKTTFVGAVSEINPLRTEAVMTSASAGIDDLTHTGDKTTTTVAMDFGRITLDQDLILYLFGTPGQDRFWFMWDDLVRGAIGAIVLVDTRRLADCFPAVDYFENSGLPFVVALNGFDGSQPYQPEEVREALQIGPDTPIITTDARHRSDAKSALITLVEHALMARLR, from the coding sequence GTGGACTTCGCAAGCTCTGACGGGGGGCGGGCCACCACCTCCGCGAAGATCGTGGTGGCGGGCGGCTTCGGCGTGGGCAAGACCACGTTCGTGGGCGCCGTCTCCGAGATCAACCCGCTGCGCACGGAGGCCGTGATGACGTCCGCGAGCGCGGGCATCGACGACCTCACCCACACCGGGGACAAGACCACCACCACGGTGGCCATGGACTTCGGCCGTATCACGCTCGACCAGGACCTGATCCTCTACCTGTTCGGTACGCCGGGTCAGGACCGGTTCTGGTTCATGTGGGACGACCTGGTGCGCGGCGCGATCGGCGCGATCGTCCTGGTGGACACCCGCCGTCTCGCCGACTGCTTCCCTGCGGTCGACTACTTCGAGAACAGCGGCCTGCCGTTCGTCGTCGCCCTCAACGGCTTCGACGGCTCGCAGCCGTACCAGCCGGAAGAGGTGCGCGAGGCGCTCCAGATCGGACCGGACACCCCGATCATCACGACGGACGCCCGGCACCGCTCGGACGCCAAGAGCGCCCTGATCACGCTGGTCGAGCACGCGCTGATGGCGCGACTGCGGTAA
- a CDS encoding DUF742 domain-containing protein — protein MTPPTAHHDPYAEPYGDEGDQPLVRPYAMTGGRTRPRYQLAIEALISTTADPAALMGLLPEHQRICHLCREVKSVAEVSALLAMPLGVARILVADLAEAGLVAIHQPGGDENNGGAPDVTLLERVLSGLRKL, from the coding sequence ATGACCCCGCCCACCGCCCATCATGATCCGTACGCGGAGCCGTACGGGGATGAGGGCGACCAGCCGCTGGTGCGTCCGTACGCGATGACCGGCGGTCGGACGCGGCCGCGCTATCAGCTCGCCATCGAGGCACTGATCAGCACCACGGCCGACCCGGCAGCGCTCATGGGGCTGCTCCCGGAGCACCAGCGCATCTGCCATCTGTGCCGCGAGGTGAAGTCGGTCGCGGAGGTCTCGGCTCTCCTGGCCATGCCGCTGGGGGTGGCGCGGATCCTGGTCGCGGACCTCGCCGAGGCCGGACTGGTGGCCATCCACCAGCCGGGCGGCGACGAGAACAACGGCGGCGCTCCGGACGTGACGCTGCTCGAAAGGGTGCTCAGTGGACTTCGCAAGCTCTGA
- a CDS encoding roadblock/LC7 domain-containing protein: MSQAAQNLNWLITNFVDNTPGVSHTVVVSADGLLLAMSEGFPRDRADQLAAVASGLTSLTAGASRIFEGGSVAQTVVEMERGFLFLMSVSDGSSLAVLAHPECDIGLVGYEMTLLVDRAGAVLTPDLRAELQGSLLH, from the coding sequence ATGAGCCAGGCGGCACAGAACCTGAACTGGTTGATCACCAACTTCGTGGACAACACCCCTGGGGTGTCCCACACCGTTGTCGTGTCCGCCGACGGGCTCCTGCTCGCGATGTCCGAGGGCTTCCCACGCGACCGTGCCGACCAGTTGGCGGCCGTCGCGTCGGGGCTGACCTCGCTGACGGCCGGCGCCTCCCGGATCTTCGAAGGCGGCAGCGTCGCGCAGACCGTCGTCGAGATGGAACGAGGGTTCCTCTTCCTCATGTCCGTCTCGGACGGCTCGTCGCTCGCCGTTCTCGCACACCCCGAGTGCGACATCGGCCTCGTCGGCTACGAGATGACTCTCCTCGTCGACCGCGCGGGCGCGGTCCTCACGCCCGACCTGCGCGCCGAACTCCAGGGCAGTCTGCTCCACTGA
- a CDS encoding sensor histidine kinase, whose product MQGRFKRDGSASAEPEPHGGTGPMAVGSSPQHAQNPGPNPSGDGGERSGRPGASASPSSPPPAPTKPPTGPSGPGPRVALRNWRISTRLVALLTLPVVAATSLGALRINQSMDDIQQLDNMKLLTDMTKQATDLAVALQDERDRSAGPLAHNGKATDPGIKGFREKTDRALSAFQDSSEEIDGATADGNLQGVRDSLVGLLSDLGNLAKVRTTAYAEKDNSTQTVEAYHRLITSLLDLSQDMAQATSNPEMIQRTRALAAFSSAKEYASVQRAVLAAALPVSNTVYGDLSENDRQYAEAALENQESELASFRSIYGNGDAEELLKPVELGNPVIEDADTYANRALSSPNGLESLDKQSYQDWIDASSTKIKQMNNIELTLLEDMEQKARELRAESEREAIISGALILLVLGVSLVGAFVVARSMIRSLRRLQETATKVAQDRLPELVKQLSESDPQDVDTSVESVGVHSRDEIGQVAAAFDDVHREAVRLAAEQALLRGNVNAMFTNLSRRSQGLIQRQLSLISELESREADPDQLSSLFKLDHLATRMRRNGENLLVLAGEEPGRRWTRPVPLVDVLRAAASEVEQYERIELASVPTTEVAGRVVNDLVHLLAELLENATSFSSPQTKVKVTGHALPDGRVLIEIHDTGIGLSPEDLAAINERLASPPTVDVSVSRRMGLFVVGRLSQRHGIRIQLRPSDSGGTTALVMLPVDVAQGGKKPQPKPGQSSVAGGPAAAQAAAGVAAARRQNGSQNGSQGGALGSGPGAGGRLAAGQGPRAALPGRDGGGRPGGQPPRGPQQPPASPQQGRPAPAGAGSGFGGQAPGAPQGLQAAGTASQGVDMFGGRQTPQRGNKADQGGRGRQPQLPPRGGPRAELPGGNPQPRVTSWGDENAQPPVPRSPLDAPRGHEEPDVAQTSRIPRFDDRQGPGATAEIPAIPRSDDRQSPAGPADFGRPVANGLQSTSQFPAVGNPQTGPGGRQDAGQFQRPGTNGRQDTGQFQRPGTSGQQDENGFTRSDVFGAPGGQNTPAAPNQFAPQAYDNGSTGQFAAPGYDGSSTGQHSLPGRQDPSSTGQFAAPQSGGYGTPAQPTGPQRPVGRPEPEALPPAGPGDGRTPLYDTLETNWFHGQQAGGAAQAPQQQQHQEPQAPAAPQRPAAANASWRTSPNDELVRQAERVRQPAAGGVTTSGLPRRVPRANLVPGTAQQQQHQPGPQVSRAPDDVRGRLTNLRRGIAQGRQAGNGQTGSFPSPTHQQER is encoded by the coding sequence GTGCAGGGACGTTTCAAGAGGGATGGCAGCGCTTCGGCCGAGCCGGAGCCGCACGGCGGGACTGGCCCGATGGCAGTCGGCTCCTCGCCCCAGCACGCCCAGAACCCGGGCCCCAATCCGTCCGGCGACGGCGGTGAGCGCTCCGGGCGTCCCGGTGCGTCCGCGTCACCGAGTTCTCCTCCCCCGGCTCCGACGAAGCCACCGACCGGCCCCAGCGGCCCCGGCCCCCGGGTGGCGCTGCGCAACTGGCGCATCTCCACGCGTCTGGTGGCGCTGCTGACCCTGCCCGTGGTCGCGGCCACCTCGCTGGGCGCGCTGCGCATCAACCAGTCGATGGACGACATCCAGCAGCTCGACAACATGAAGCTGCTGACGGACATGACGAAGCAGGCCACCGACCTGGCCGTCGCGCTCCAGGACGAGCGCGACCGCTCGGCCGGCCCGCTGGCACACAACGGCAAGGCGACCGACCCCGGTATCAAGGGTTTCCGCGAGAAGACGGACCGCGCGCTGAGCGCCTTCCAGGACTCGTCGGAGGAGATCGACGGCGCCACCGCGGACGGCAACCTCCAGGGCGTCCGGGACAGCCTCGTCGGCCTGCTGAGCGACCTGGGCAACCTCGCCAAGGTCCGTACGACGGCCTACGCGGAGAAGGACAACTCCACCCAGACGGTGGAGGCCTACCACCGCCTCATCACCAGCCTGCTCGACCTCTCGCAGGACATGGCGCAGGCCACGAGCAACCCGGAGATGATCCAGCGCACGCGTGCGCTGGCCGCCTTCTCCTCCGCCAAGGAGTACGCCTCAGTCCAGCGCGCCGTGCTCGCGGCGGCGCTGCCGGTGAGCAACACCGTCTACGGCGACCTCTCCGAGAACGACCGGCAGTACGCCGAGGCCGCGCTCGAGAACCAGGAGTCCGAGCTCGCGAGTTTCCGCAGCATCTACGGCAACGGCGACGCGGAGGAGCTGCTGAAGCCGGTCGAGCTGGGCAACCCGGTCATCGAGGACGCCGACACCTACGCCAACCGGGCGCTCAGCTCGCCCAACGGCCTGGAGTCGCTGGACAAGCAGTCGTACCAGGACTGGATCGACGCCAGCTCCACCAAGATCAAGCAGATGAACAACATCGAGCTCACGCTGCTCGAGGACATGGAGCAGAAGGCGCGTGAGCTGCGCGCCGAGTCGGAGCGCGAGGCGATCATCTCCGGTGCGCTCATCCTGCTCGTGCTCGGTGTCTCGCTGGTCGGCGCGTTCGTCGTCGCCCGGTCCATGATCCGTTCGCTGCGCCGCCTCCAGGAGACCGCCACCAAGGTCGCCCAGGACCGGCTGCCCGAGCTGGTCAAGCAGCTGTCCGAGTCCGACCCGCAGGACGTCGACACGTCCGTGGAGTCGGTCGGTGTGCACTCCCGGGACGAGATCGGCCAGGTGGCCGCGGCCTTCGACGACGTGCACCGCGAGGCGGTCCGCCTCGCCGCCGAGCAGGCCCTGCTGCGGGGCAACGTCAACGCGATGTTCACCAACCTCTCGCGCCGCTCCCAGGGTCTGATCCAGCGCCAGCTGTCGCTGATCTCCGAACTGGAGTCCCGCGAGGCCGACCCGGACCAGCTGTCCTCGCTCTTCAAGCTCGACCACCTCGCGACCCGCATGCGCCGTAACGGTGAGAACCTCCTCGTCCTCGCGGGTGAGGAGCCCGGCCGTCGCTGGACCCGTCCGGTCCCGCTGGTCGACGTGCTGCGTGCCGCCGCGTCCGAGGTGGAGCAGTACGAGCGCATCGAACTGGCCTCCGTGCCGACCACCGAAGTGGCCGGCCGGGTCGTCAACGACCTCGTGCACCTCCTCGCCGAGCTGCTCGAGAACGCCACCTCGTTCTCCTCCCCGCAGACCAAGGTCAAGGTCACCGGTCACGCGCTGCCCGACGGCCGCGTCCTGATCGAGATCCACGACACCGGTATCGGCCTCTCCCCCGAGGACCTCGCCGCGATCAACGAGCGGCTCGCCTCGCCGCCCACCGTGGACGTGTCGGTCTCCCGACGCATGGGTCTGTTCGTGGTCGGTCGTCTGTCGCAGCGGCACGGCATCCGCATCCAGCTGCGTCCCTCCGACTCCGGTGGCACGACCGCGCTGGTCATGCTGCCGGTGGACGTCGCCCAGGGCGGCAAGAAGCCTCAGCCCAAGCCCGGCCAGAGCAGCGTCGCGGGCGGTCCCGCCGCCGCGCAGGCCGCCGCGGGCGTCGCCGCCGCGCGTCGCCAGAACGGCTCGCAGAACGGTTCGCAGGGCGGTGCCCTCGGCTCCGGTCCCGGCGCCGGTGGCCGGCTCGCCGCCGGTCAGGGCCCCCGGGCCGCGCTGCCCGGCCGTGACGGCGGTGGCCGTCCCGGTGGTCAGCCGCCGCGCGGACCGCAGCAGCCTCCGGCCTCCCCCCAGCAGGGCCGACCGGCTCCGGCCGGTGCGGGTTCCGGCTTCGGCGGCCAGGCGCCGGGCGCGCCGCAGGGTCTCCAGGCGGCCGGTACGGCCTCCCAGGGTGTGGACATGTTCGGCGGACGTCAGACGCCGCAGCGGGGCAACAAGGCCGATCAGGGCGGCCGCGGCCGTCAGCCGCAGCTGCCGCCGCGCGGTGGTCCGCGCGCCGAGCTGCCGGGCGGCAACCCGCAGCCGCGGGTGACCAGCTGGGGCGACGAGAACGCCCAGCCTCCGGTCCCGCGCAGCCCGCTGGACGCCCCGCGCGGTCACGAGGAGCCGGACGTCGCTCAGACGTCGCGCATCCCGCGCTTCGACGACCGGCAGGGTCCCGGCGCCACCGCCGAGATACCGGCGATCCCGCGCAGCGACGACCGCCAGAGCCCGGCGGGCCCCGCCGACTTCGGCCGTCCCGTCGCGAACGGTCTCCAGAGCACGAGCCAGTTCCCGGCCGTGGGCAACCCCCAGACGGGTCCGGGCGGACGGCAGGATGCCGGCCAGTTCCAGCGTCCGGGCACGAACGGCCGACAGGACACGGGTCAGTTCCAGCGCCCCGGTACCAGCGGCCAGCAGGACGAGAACGGCTTCACCCGGTCCGACGTCTTCGGTGCCCCGGGCGGCCAGAACACCCCGGCGGCTCCGAACCAGTTCGCTCCGCAGGCGTACGACAACGGCTCCACCGGCCAGTTCGCCGCACCCGGCTACGACGGCTCCTCGACCGGTCAGCACTCACTGCCCGGCCGCCAGGACCCCTCGTCCACCGGCCAGTTCGCCGCTCCGCAGTCGGGTGGCTACGGCACCCCGGCGCAGCCGACCGGCCCCCAGCGTCCGGTCGGGCGTCCCGAGCCGGAGGCACTGCCGCCGGCGGGTCCCGGTGACGGCCGTACCCCGCTCTACGACACGCTGGAGACCAACTGGTTCCACGGTCAGCAGGCGGGCGGTGCGGCCCAGGCTCCGCAGCAACAGCAGCACCAGGAGCCGCAGGCTCCGGCTGCCCCCCAGCGTCCCGCCGCCGCCAATGCCTCCTGGCGCACCTCGCCGAACGACGAACTCGTCCGGCAGGCCGAGCGGGTCAGGCAGCCGGCCGCGGGCGGCGTCACCACATCCGGCCTGCCGCGCCGGGTGCCCAGGGCGAACCTCGTCCCGGGCACGGCTCAGCAGCAACAGCACCAACCCGGTCCGCAGGTCTCGCGTGCGCCTGACGACGTACGCGGCCGACTGACCAATCTCCGTCGGGGCATCGCGCAGGGTCGTCAGGCCGGCAACGGTCAGACCGGCAGTTTCCCGAGCCCCACTCACCAGCAGGAGCGTTAG